One region of Niallia sp. Man26 genomic DNA includes:
- the cysC gene encoding adenylyl-sulfate kinase → MSGKSTNITWHEQTVSKERRREKNKHHSYVLWFTGLSGSGKSSVANAVAERLFQDDTLTYVLDGDNIRFGINKDLGFSEEDRKENIRRIGEVSKLFVDSGQVVLTAFISPFRNDREGVRELLEGNEFVEVYVKCSLEACEARDPKGLYEKARQGIIKDFTGISSPYEEPVNPEIVIDSEKNSIEECVEQIVQFLKEKGYYRNI, encoded by the coding sequence ATGAGCGGCAAAAGTACAAATATCACATGGCATGAACAAACTGTTTCAAAAGAACGCAGAAGAGAGAAAAATAAACATCACAGCTATGTATTGTGGTTTACTGGTCTTTCCGGTTCAGGGAAATCATCTGTAGCTAACGCAGTTGCAGAGAGGCTGTTCCAAGATGATACGCTCACATATGTGCTGGATGGTGATAATATCCGTTTCGGAATCAATAAAGATCTTGGCTTCTCTGAAGAAGACAGGAAGGAAAACATTCGCAGAATTGGCGAAGTCAGCAAGCTGTTTGTAGACAGTGGGCAAGTGGTGCTGACTGCCTTTATCTCTCCGTTCCGCAATGATCGAGAAGGAGTCAGAGAATTGCTGGAGGGCAATGAGTTTGTTGAAGTATATGTGAAATGTTCATTGGAAGCTTGTGAAGCTAGAGATCCTAAAGGTCTTTATGAGAAGGCAAGGCAAGGAATCATCAAGGACTTCACAGGAATCAGCTCTCCTTATGAAGAGCCGGTTAATCCGGAGATTGTGATTGACTCGGAAAAAAATTCCATTGAAGAATGTGTGGAGCAAATTGTTCAATTTTTGAAAGAAAAAGGCTATTATAGAAATATATAA
- the cobA gene encoding uroporphyrinogen-III C-methyltransferase gives MGKVYLVGAGPGDPDLITVKGLNCIKNADVIVYDRLVNKELLHYAKPKAELVYCGKLPHHHVMKQELINQTLVKHAKRGKIVTRLKGGDPFVFGRGGEEAEELAKNQIPFEIVPGITAGIAAPSYAGIPVTHRDYGSSFAFVTGHMKNGEEDSIKWEALCHIDTLAIYMGVKNLPNIREKLLSYQKSGDTPVALINWGTTSSQRTIVTTLDKAVEDAQNGQIENPCMIIIGEVVRMREKIKWFENSFEDPLAKEVVL, from the coding sequence GTGGGGAAAGTTTATTTGGTAGGAGCAGGGCCTGGAGATCCTGATTTAATTACTGTTAAAGGGCTGAATTGCATTAAAAATGCTGATGTTATCGTATATGACCGACTTGTTAACAAAGAGCTGCTGCATTACGCAAAGCCGAAGGCAGAATTGGTATATTGCGGAAAGCTGCCGCATCATCATGTAATGAAACAGGAATTGATTAATCAGACGCTCGTCAAGCATGCTAAAAGAGGAAAGATAGTGACAAGATTAAAAGGGGGAGACCCTTTTGTATTTGGCAGGGGCGGAGAAGAAGCAGAAGAATTGGCTAAAAATCAGATTCCGTTTGAAATTGTGCCAGGCATCACTGCGGGTATTGCTGCACCGAGCTATGCAGGAATCCCCGTTACACACAGAGATTATGGTTCATCCTTTGCTTTTGTAACAGGACATATGAAGAATGGGGAAGAAGACAGCATCAAGTGGGAGGCATTATGCCATATAGATACACTTGCCATCTATATGGGAGTTAAAAACTTACCGAATATCAGGGAGAAGCTGCTTTCCTATCAAAAAAGCGGGGATACTCCTGTTGCCTTGATTAATTGGGGAACTACGAGCAGCCAGCGAACGATTGTAACAACATTAGATAAAGCTGTAGAGGATGCGCAAAACGGGCAGATTGAAAATCCGTGCATGATTATTATCGGTGAGGTTGTCCGCATGCGTGAAAAAATTAAATGGTTTGAAAACTCATTTGAAGATCCATTGGCGAAAGAAGTGGTTTTATAA
- a CDS encoding sirohydrochlorin chelatase: protein MKAVLYICHGSRVKEASDQAISFVKECMKENDYPIQEYCFLELSEPSIEEGFKTCVAKGATTIIAVPVLLLTAAHAKIDIPEVLDELVKAYPDVALHYGRPIGVHEKMAEIVIAKIKQSELYVKNKSLVLLVGRGSSDPDVKRDLREISDLVERSLDGVKVEDCYLTAASPSFEAALQAASNSQYENIIVIPYLLFTGILMNTMRKTINGLSNSNKNYELCNYLGYQPAIASILKDRIDEAAGAKLYVPING, encoded by the coding sequence ATGAAAGCAGTTTTGTATATATGCCATGGCAGCAGGGTAAAGGAAGCGAGTGACCAGGCAATATCCTTTGTAAAGGAATGCATGAAAGAGAATGATTACCCCATTCAGGAGTATTGCTTTTTAGAGCTCTCAGAGCCAAGCATTGAGGAAGGCTTTAAGACATGTGTAGCAAAAGGCGCAACAACGATAATAGCTGTTCCTGTCTTGTTGCTGACAGCAGCTCATGCAAAGATTGATATTCCTGAAGTCCTCGACGAACTCGTTAAAGCATATCCAGACGTAGCATTACATTATGGACGCCCGATTGGTGTACATGAGAAGATGGCAGAGATTGTCATAGCTAAAATTAAACAGTCTGAATTGTATGTTAAAAACAAGTCACTTGTTCTGCTTGTTGGCAGGGGCAGTAGTGATCCGGATGTAAAGCGGGATTTACGGGAAATTAGTGACTTGGTAGAGCGGTCGCTGGACGGTGTTAAAGTGGAGGACTGTTATTTGACAGCAGCATCTCCTAGCTTTGAAGCTGCCCTTCAGGCTGCAAGCAACTCTCAGTACGAAAATATCATCGTCATTCCATATTTGCTGTTTACAGGTATACTGATGAACACGATGCGCAAGACAATCAACGGATTATCAAATTCAAATAAAAACTATGAGCTTTGCAACTACTTAGGATACCAGCCTGCTATTGCTAGTATTCTGAAGGATCGAATTGATGAAGCAGCTGGGGCTAAACTGTATGTTCCCATTAATGGTTAA
- a CDS encoding NAD(P)-dependent oxidoreductase, translating to MFPLMVNMQNKKCIVAGGGKVALRKVKALIAEGANITVISPVLCPELEELEQAGAIAAVRKKAAESDCKDAFFVVTATNDDKANQRLANRLKHRMLVNNASSADNGNCHIPASLQRGRLILSVSTMGASPILARKIKDEWAQEYPDGLEDYFDFLFNAREMIKRANLNSVDKKGLLEEITDNKYKQSPQLRDDFYKLLQNF from the coding sequence ATGTTCCCATTAATGGTTAATATGCAGAATAAGAAATGTATCGTTGCAGGTGGAGGCAAGGTTGCCTTAAGGAAAGTAAAAGCACTAATTGCAGAAGGTGCAAACATTACAGTTATTAGTCCTGTACTATGTCCTGAGCTTGAGGAGCTCGAGCAAGCGGGAGCAATCGCTGCAGTTAGAAAAAAAGCAGCAGAAAGTGATTGTAAGGATGCTTTTTTTGTAGTTACAGCAACGAATGACGATAAAGCAAACCAAAGATTAGCGAACAGGCTGAAGCACCGTATGCTAGTTAATAATGCTAGCTCTGCTGATAATGGAAACTGTCATATACCGGCAAGTTTGCAAAGAGGCAGGCTTATCTTAAGTGTGTCGACAATGGGTGCAAGCCCAATCCTCGCAAGAAAAATCAAGGATGAATGGGCACAGGAATACCCTGATGGTTTGGAGGATTATTTCGATTTTTTATTTAATGCCCGGGAAATGATTAAAAGAGCTAATCTAAATTCTGTTGATAAGAAGGGCTTGTTAGAGGAGATAACGGACAATAAATACAAGCAATCTCCACAATTGAGAGATGATTTTTATAAGCTGCTCCAAAACTTCTAA
- a CDS encoding oligoribonuclease, with protein MYKLLSHNDLDGVGCGIIAKLAFGEDVEIRYNSVSSLNLEVERFLDQKPEDTFLIVTDLSVSEENAIRLDDYYKKGGKVQLIDHHKTALHLNDFEWGHVVVEDEEGISTCATSLLYEYLVKNGHLTPSDSVLEFVELVRQYDTWDWEKNENFDAQKLNALFYLISFDEFVEKMVARLENNNHFFFDEVEQQILDLEEKKIERYIRRKRRELVQTQIDGLYAGVVYAESYHSELGNELGKEYPHLDYIAILNIGGKRVGFRTIHDHVDVSKVAGTYGGGGHVKASGCTMTSEAYKNFVTDTFPLEALREDPKKNEYNKKNSPLGTLYENKHDDIFYLYPTGKQQWVINKKKTKLPETFSSFQEGENFLKRNHGAWMCKDDKYVRYVMEYVKTKN; from the coding sequence ATGTATAAATTATTGTCGCATAATGACCTTGATGGGGTCGGCTGTGGAATCATCGCAAAGCTTGCCTTTGGAGAAGATGTGGAAATCCGCTATAATTCTGTTTCCAGCCTGAATCTTGAGGTAGAAAGATTCCTTGACCAAAAGCCTGAGGATACATTCCTTATCGTTACAGACCTTTCTGTAAGTGAAGAGAATGCTATCAGGCTGGATGATTACTATAAGAAGGGCGGCAAGGTCCAACTGATAGATCATCATAAAACAGCCTTACATTTAAATGATTTTGAATGGGGACATGTAGTAGTAGAAGATGAAGAAGGAATTTCCACCTGTGCTACTTCATTATTATATGAGTACCTTGTTAAAAACGGGCATCTCACTCCCTCTGACAGTGTGCTTGAGTTTGTAGAGCTTGTCAGACAGTACGATACATGGGATTGGGAAAAGAATGAAAACTTTGATGCCCAAAAGCTGAATGCACTTTTCTATTTAATATCATTTGACGAATTTGTAGAAAAAATGGTTGCGCGTCTTGAGAATAACAACCACTTCTTCTTTGATGAAGTAGAGCAGCAAATTCTTGATTTGGAAGAGAAAAAAATTGAACGATATATTCGCCGCAAACGGCGGGAGCTTGTTCAAACACAAATCGACGGTCTTTATGCAGGTGTTGTTTATGCCGAATCATATCACTCAGAACTAGGCAATGAGCTAGGCAAAGAATACCCGCATCTCGATTATATAGCAATCCTTAATATTGGCGGCAAGAGGGTCGGTTTCCGAACCATTCATGACCACGTCGATGTCTCCAAAGTTGCCGGTACATATGGTGGAGGCGGACATGTGAAAGCGTCTGGCTGCACAATGACGAGTGAAGCATATAAAAACTTCGTAACAGATACATTCCCGCTTGAAGCATTAAGGGAAGATCCTAAAAAGAATGAATATAATAAGAAGAATTCTCCATTAGGCACACTTTATGAGAATAAACATGATGATATATTTTATCTATATCCGACTGGCAAGCAGCAATGGGTTATCAACAAAAAGAAAACAAAGCTGCCTGAAACTTTTTCTTCCTTCCAAGAAGGAGAAAACTTTTTAAAGAGAAATCACGGAGCCTGGATGTGTAAGGACGACAAGTACGTTCGGTATGTGATGGAATATGTAAAAACAAAAAATTAA